A window from Neodiprion fabricii isolate iyNeoFabr1 chromosome 2, iyNeoFabr1.1, whole genome shotgun sequence encodes these proteins:
- the LOC124176308 gene encoding metallophosphoesterase domain-containing protein 1, producing MKVGIHPLTADPTAAWRELSEQQKVIKIIAKLPTTPAPSNKLRVVCMSDTHSLTPFIKFDIPEGDIFIHAGDFTKCGSLEEVIEFNNWIGSLPHKHKLVIAGNHELSFDPTFTHPFSAHASSDRHKHTGISVLDDIPTLGMSKDVLANAIKTMNIREHLTNCIYLEDSEIVINGIKIYGTPWQPEFCKWAFNVPRGEPCLSKWQLIPTDTDILVTHTPPVGHGDLCCSGVRAGCVELLTTVQTRVQPKYHVFGHVHEGYGISSDGKIIFVNASTCDLNYLPNNIPIVFDITLPPGESKA from the exons atgaaagtagGTATTCACCCTCTGACAGCCGACCCAACAGCAGCGTGGCGCGAGCTGTCAGAACAGCAAAAAGTCATCAAGATAATCGCTAAACTGCCGACAACCCCGGCCCCAAGTAATAag CTCCGTGTCGTTTGCATGAGTGACACTCACTCTTTGACTCCCTTCATTAAGTTTGACATCCCTGAGGgtgatattttcattcatgCCGGAGACTTTACAAAGTGTGGAAGTCTAGAGGAGGTGATAGAATTCAACAATTGGATCG ggAGCCTTCCACACAAGCATAAGCTAGTGATAGCTGGGAATCATGAACTCAGCTTTGATCCGACGTTTACTCATCCATTTTCGGCACATGCTTCAAGCGATCGGCATAAACATACAGGAATCAGTGTGCTTGATGATATCCCAACATTAGGAATGTCCAAAGATGTTCTCGCAAATGCAATAAAGACCATGAACATCAGGGAACATTTAACGAATTGCATTTACTTGGAGGATTCTGAAATCGTGATCAatggaattaaaatatacgGTACTCCTTG GCAGCCTGAGTTTTGTAAATGGGCTTTCAACGTTCCTCGCGGAGAGCCATGCTTGTCAAAATGGCAATTAATCCCAACAGATACGGACATTCTTGTAACTCATACGCCTCCTGTTGGTCATGGAGATTTGTGTTGCAGTGGAGTTCGAGCTGGATGTGTGGAGCTATTGACCACTGTACAAACTCGAGTACAGCCTAAATATCATGTGTTTGGCCATGTGCACGAAG GCTACGGCATTTCttcggatggaaaaataatattcgtCAATGCTTCAACATGCGACTTAAACTATCTGCCTAATAATATTCCCATAGTATTTGATATAACTTTACCCCCAGGAGAATCTAAAGCCTAA